One window of uncultured Methanoregula sp. genomic DNA carries:
- a CDS encoding DUF308 domain-containing protein — protein MAEEISTPMPDITNAKLFPWWLLLVWGILSVLIGGMLLATPGMTTVLLITFMGAYWLVGGLFALASLAVDRSNMGWKIFLSIINIIAGIAILCYPLYATIFVLSFFVIFIGFWACFVGAAHLFQGFSSKDAVNAVLGIISIIFGILLLVGPLYVAALLPFIIGAFSIVLGIIAIAYSFTAKKAQAVA, from the coding sequence ATGGCTGAAGAAATTTCCACTCCAATGCCGGATATAACGAATGCAAAGCTGTTCCCCTGGTGGCTGCTGCTCGTCTGGGGAATCCTCTCCGTCCTCATCGGGGGTATGCTGCTTGCAACGCCCGGGATGACAACCGTACTGCTCATCACCTTCATGGGAGCTTACTGGCTTGTCGGCGGATTATTCGCCCTCGCGAGTCTTGCGGTTGACCGCTCGAACATGGGCTGGAAGATATTCCTTTCCATCATCAACATCATCGCGGGTATCGCAATCCTCTGTTACCCACTGTACGCCACAATCTTCGTCCTGTCGTTCTTTGTCATCTTTATCGGGTTCTGGGCATGTTTCGTCGGTGCCGCCCACCTCTTCCAGGGCTTCTCCTCAAAAGATGCCGTCAACGCAGTGCTCGGGATTATCAGCATCATCTTTGGTATCCTCCTGCTCGTCGGGCCGCTTTATGTAGCAGCACTCCTGCCATTCATCATCGGTGCGTTCAGTATTGTGCTGGGGATTATTGCCATTGCTTACTCTTTCACGGCAAAGAAAGCACAGGCAGTTGCTTAA
- a CDS encoding amino acid permease, translating into MTGEVSAGPVVSKKVLGLFALAMINVAAVLSIRNFPSMAVYGWSCIGWYIIGAILFLIPISLAGAELATGWPEGGGVYAWVKQAFGEKGGFTALFCEWSNNLVWFPTVLSFIASTLAFALTPALANSPWYMFTVMMIAFWGTTAIGYFGEEASTKFGNVGVILGSIIPAILIIILGVWWFGSGAAIVLPPLTLGAMVPAINISTLPFFATIILLFAGMEMAGFHALETKNPQKDFPRAMALSAVIIVICTVLATLAIAVVIPADKLSLASGVMQAIEYFFTAAGMPWLVAPMAVLITLGGVVSLAAWLIGPAKGLGIVAEEGNMPPMFDRTNKYGAPVAVLLIQALIGSAISLLYVFLPSVNQAYWILSAMTVELLCIVYILVFASVIKLRYSQPDTPRPFRIPGGMAGIWIVGGLGLFGTAFAFIVGLMPPSYFATSGLTYVGAVLFGTFILAVPPLVFLKLKKPGWLKTTGGRL; encoded by the coding sequence ATGACCGGCGAAGTATCTGCCGGTCCCGTAGTGTCAAAGAAAGTCCTGGGACTTTTTGCCCTTGCCATGATCAACGTGGCGGCGGTCTTGAGCATCAGGAATTTTCCTTCCATGGCAGTCTACGGCTGGTCGTGTATCGGCTGGTATATTATCGGGGCCATCCTGTTCCTCATCCCGATCTCGCTTGCGGGAGCGGAACTCGCAACCGGCTGGCCGGAAGGCGGCGGTGTCTATGCCTGGGTGAAACAGGCATTCGGCGAGAAAGGCGGGTTTACCGCGCTCTTCTGCGAATGGTCGAACAACCTGGTCTGGTTCCCGACCGTGCTCTCGTTCATCGCATCCACGCTCGCCTTTGCCCTGACTCCGGCTCTTGCAAACAGCCCGTGGTACATGTTTACCGTGATGATGATCGCGTTCTGGGGAACAACCGCGATTGGCTACTTCGGGGAGGAAGCCTCGACGAAGTTTGGCAACGTGGGCGTAATTCTTGGCAGCATCATCCCGGCAATCCTTATCATCATCCTCGGGGTCTGGTGGTTCGGGTCGGGCGCTGCGATTGTCCTTCCCCCGCTCACCCTTGGGGCGATGGTTCCTGCAATCAATATCTCGACCCTGCCGTTCTTTGCCACCATCATTCTCCTCTTTGCCGGCATGGAGATGGCAGGATTCCATGCGCTTGAGACCAAGAACCCGCAGAAGGATTTCCCCCGGGCAATGGCCCTGTCGGCCGTGATCATCGTAATCTGCACGGTGCTTGCAACCCTCGCAATCGCGGTGGTCATTCCCGCCGATAAACTCAGCCTTGCTTCCGGGGTCATGCAGGCCATCGAGTACTTCTTCACGGCAGCCGGGATGCCATGGCTTGTAGCGCCCATGGCGGTCCTGATCACCCTCGGCGGCGTTGTCTCGCTCGCGGCCTGGCTTATCGGCCCGGCAAAAGGGCTTGGCATTGTTGCCGAGGAAGGCAACATGCCTCCGATGTTCGACCGGACCAACAAGTACGGTGCCCCGGTCGCGGTGCTCCTGATCCAGGCCCTGATCGGATCGGCGATTTCGCTCCTGTATGTTTTCCTCCCGTCCGTCAACCAGGCCTACTGGATCCTCTCGGCAATGACGGTCGAGCTTCTCTGTATCGTGTACATCCTCGTGTTTGCTTCCGTGATCAAACTCCGGTACAGCCAGCCGGACACCCCGCGTCCGTTCAGGATCCCGGGAGGTATGGCCGGGATCTGGATCGTTGGCGGGCTCGGCCTGTTTGGCACGGCGTTTGCCTTTATTGTCGGGCTCATGCCGCCGTCATACTTTGCCACGAGCGGGCTGACCTATGTCGGGGCCGTGCTGTTCGGGACGTTCATCCTTGCCGTGCCGCCCCTTGTCTTCCTCAAACTCAAAAAACCCGGGTGGC
- a CDS encoding LEA type 2 family protein — MFWLPLILPGNTVSGCGLFIKDPEITVKNIALTSLSLSELSLGVTLSVVNRNPVGVKIKNLTFNVFYQDGENWTYLTCGSQKDIAIKTGPSEITIPVTVSNMKLMSALVFIVAKGQITLRVKGEAVLDILGFSPKIPFVHVTTVPLKLP, encoded by the coding sequence ATGTTCTGGCTTCCGCTGATACTTCCCGGCAACACGGTTTCCGGTTGCGGTCTTTTCATCAAGGACCCGGAAATTACCGTGAAAAATATTGCGCTCACGTCGCTTTCGCTGAGTGAACTCTCGCTGGGCGTCACGCTCTCGGTCGTGAACCGGAACCCGGTTGGCGTAAAGATCAAAAATCTCACCTTCAATGTGTTCTACCAGGATGGCGAAAACTGGACATACCTCACCTGCGGGAGCCAGAAGGATATCGCCATCAAAACCGGCCCGTCCGAGATAACCATCCCGGTAACGGTCAGCAATATGAAACTGATGAGTGCCCTTGTCTTCATCGTTGCAAAGGGACAGATCACGCTCCGGGTAAAAGGGGAGGCAGTGCTTGACATCCTCGGGTTTTCCCCGAAGATCCCGTTCGTGCATGTCACCACCGTGCCGCTGAAACTGCCATGA
- a CDS encoding Orn/Lys/Arg decarboxylase N-terminal domain-containing protein, whose translation MNLEEKLVVAIIDDCMHTDTPHGRAIRRIAKGLEEFGIYVGDVASPTDARAAFSNLPSVNCILINWNLGGDTPKKHKETLELICQIRERNEHIPIFLMAEPTSETPAALTVDLIREISEYIYVMEDTPEFIAGRITAAAKRYRERLLPPFFGELVKFSKDFEYSWHTPGHAGGTAFRKSAAGRLFHDFFGEQLFRSDLSISVGELGSLLDHSGPVGEAERYAAKVFGADMTYFVTNGTSTANKIVYFGRVTKDDIVLVDRNCHKSAEHALTMTHSIAVYMVPTRNRYGIIGPIPPQEMTAAVLKKKIAACPLTTSLKSKKPVHAVITNSTYDGLCYHAPRVEELLGKSVDSIHFDEAWYAYARFNPLYRDRFAMRDGAKDEKGPTVFATQSTHKLLAALSQASMIHIRTGRVPIDPGRFNEGFMMHSSTSPLYTIIASLDVSSKMMDGASGRHLTTESIEEAIRFRRTMARVDREIGKGKAKTDWWFPMWQPATVTDPKTKKKIAFADASIDTLRDNPSCWVLHPGEDWHGFTGLPDDYCMLDPIKVTVLMPGVNNDGSLARWGIPAAVVVKFLDTRGIINEKSGDYSILFLFSMGITKGKWGTLVTELFEFKRLYDENAPLEEVFPDLTKNCPARYAGKTLQDLVQEMHSFKKDHRMCELLQEAFSLLPEPAMTYADAFAHLVRGEVEHLPLARAKDRVIATGIVPYPPGIPLLAPGERTGKLSGAVLKYLASLEAFDRQFPGFEHDTHGIENVNGDYMMYCIREKK comes from the coding sequence ATGAACCTGGAAGAAAAACTCGTGGTTGCAATAATTGACGACTGCATGCATACGGACACCCCTCACGGGCGTGCCATCCGCCGGATTGCAAAAGGTCTTGAAGAGTTCGGGATCTATGTGGGAGATGTTGCCTCCCCTACGGACGCCCGGGCTGCGTTTTCAAATCTCCCGTCCGTCAACTGTATCCTCATCAACTGGAACCTCGGGGGAGATACCCCGAAGAAACACAAGGAGACACTTGAACTCATCTGCCAGATACGGGAACGCAACGAGCATATCCCGATCTTTCTGATGGCCGAACCCACGAGCGAGACACCCGCGGCCTTAACGGTCGACCTGATCCGGGAGATCAGCGAATACATTTACGTTATGGAAGATACTCCCGAATTTATTGCCGGGCGTATCACTGCCGCGGCCAAACGTTACCGGGAACGTCTCCTTCCGCCGTTTTTTGGGGAACTGGTGAAATTTTCAAAAGATTTCGAATATTCCTGGCACACCCCGGGCCATGCCGGGGGAACCGCGTTCCGGAAATCCGCAGCCGGCCGGCTCTTCCATGATTTCTTTGGCGAGCAACTGTTCCGGTCCGATCTCTCGATCTCCGTAGGCGAGCTCGGGTCCCTTCTCGATCATTCGGGGCCGGTGGGTGAAGCGGAGCGGTATGCAGCCAAGGTTTTTGGCGCCGACATGACGTACTTTGTCACCAACGGGACGTCGACTGCCAACAAGATCGTATACTTTGGCCGGGTGACAAAGGACGACATCGTTCTCGTTGACCGGAACTGCCACAAGTCTGCCGAGCATGCCCTGACGATGACCCATTCCATTGCCGTGTACATGGTCCCGACCCGGAACCGGTACGGGATCATCGGCCCGATTCCCCCGCAGGAGATGACTGCCGCGGTGCTGAAGAAAAAGATCGCAGCCTGTCCGCTGACAACATCCTTAAAAAGCAAAAAGCCGGTCCATGCCGTTATCACCAATTCCACGTATGACGGGCTCTGCTACCATGCTCCCCGGGTAGAGGAACTGCTCGGGAAAAGCGTGGACAGTATCCATTTCGACGAGGCGTGGTACGCGTATGCACGGTTCAACCCGCTGTACCGGGACCGGTTCGCGATGCGGGATGGCGCAAAGGACGAGAAAGGCCCCACCGTCTTTGCAACCCAGTCCACCCACAAGCTGCTCGCTGCTCTCTCGCAGGCATCCATGATCCATATCCGGACCGGGCGCGTTCCCATCGATCCCGGCCGGTTCAACGAAGGGTTCATGATGCACAGCTCAACGTCGCCGCTCTATACGATCATCGCGTCCCTCGACGTATCGTCAAAGATGATGGACGGTGCGTCCGGCAGGCACCTCACTACCGAATCCATAGAAGAAGCGATCCGGTTCCGGCGCACCATGGCCCGTGTCGACCGCGAGATCGGGAAGGGCAAGGCAAAAACCGACTGGTGGTTCCCGATGTGGCAGCCGGCAACGGTTACGGATCCGAAAACAAAGAAGAAGATCGCGTTTGCCGATGCATCGATCGATACGCTCCGGGATAATCCCTCCTGCTGGGTGCTCCACCCGGGCGAAGACTGGCATGGGTTTACCGGGCTTCCGGATGACTACTGCATGCTCGACCCGATCAAGGTCACCGTGCTCATGCCAGGGGTGAACAATGACGGGTCCCTTGCCAGGTGGGGTATTCCCGCTGCAGTCGTGGTGAAGTTCCTCGACACGCGGGGAATCATCAACGAGAAGTCCGGGGATTACAGCATCCTGTTCCTCTTCTCGATGGGAATTACGAAAGGGAAGTGGGGCACGCTGGTCACCGAGCTCTTCGAGTTCAAGCGGCTGTACGACGAGAATGCACCGCTCGAAGAGGTATTCCCCGATCTTACGAAGAACTGCCCGGCCCGGTACGCCGGGAAGACTCTCCAGGACCTCGTGCAGGAGATGCACTCCTTCAAAAAGGATCACAGGATGTGCGAACTGCTCCAGGAAGCCTTCTCGCTCCTGCCGGAACCGGCAATGACCTATGCAGATGCCTTCGCCCATCTCGTGCGTGGCGAAGTCGAGCACCTGCCCCTTGCAAGGGCAAAAGACCGGGTAATCGCAACGGGCATTGTGCCGTATCCGCCGGGGATTCCCCTGCTTGCTCCCGGGGAGCGGACCGGCAAACTGAGCGGGGCCGTCTTAAAATATCTTGCCTCGCTTGAGGCGTTTGACAGACAGTTCCCGGGGTTCGAACATGATACCCACGGGATAGAAAATGTGAACGGTGATTACATGATGTATTGTATCAGGGAGAAGAAATGA
- a CDS encoding S9 family peptidase, with protein MELRRIERTALLCLVVTGIVFGIIVPVAAEPSHPFTVEDLVMFQRIGAPSPSPDGTWIVFPLRSTDLARNTGLTSLWIARPDGTGLRQLTFQPGNDADPCWLPDSSAVYYLSAKSGSSQVWKVSPSGGNAVQVTNFSLDLANLKISPDGKSLAFSMEVFPKTSYGETAARLDAIAMQNSSGKIYDALPVRHWDTYDDGRRNHIFVMPLSTGVPVDVMNAMDADSPSKPFGGSEEYTFTPDNTGIIFSAADTGREEMWSTEFNLYRASVDGTGPVVNLTPANRARSTSPVFSPDGKTLAYLAMTRPGYESDRYHIMLRSYPGGMDREVAASWDRSPSSMIWSADGKTLFVIAMDFGNSALFAIDPATGAVRTLVGNGTVSSVSTMGNNLVYAFANQTRPADLFTIDPAGNHAEQITQVNRDRLRQVRMGEYEQFSFPGWNNETVYGYVVKPVDFDPAKKYPVALLIHGGPQGSFADDFGYRWNPQAYAGRGYAVVTIDFHGSVGYGQAFTDSIREDWGGKPLVDLQKGLNATLEKNPWMDGDRVSALGGSYGGFMINWIAGAWPDRFRCLVTHDGQFDTRYSYFDTDELWFDEWDQNGTPWENPGAYSRYNPAEHVALWKTPTLVIQGGNDYRVPETEGFAVFSALQRRNIPSRLLYFPDENHWVLKPGNSILWYHTVLDWLDQWTGNSAVPASAGSAPAVPGKIPPVF; from the coding sequence ATGGAGCTCAGGAGGATCGAACGGACCGCACTTCTCTGTCTCGTGGTCACCGGCATTGTTTTTGGGATTATTGTCCCGGTTGCTGCCGAACCATCGCATCCCTTCACGGTCGAGGACCTGGTGATGTTCCAGCGGATCGGTGCACCATCCCCGTCACCGGACGGGACCTGGATCGTCTTTCCCCTGCGCAGCACCGACCTGGCCCGGAACACGGGGCTTACCAGCCTCTGGATTGCCAGGCCGGACGGGACCGGTCTTCGCCAGCTGACGTTCCAGCCGGGCAATGATGCGGATCCCTGCTGGCTGCCGGACAGTTCGGCAGTCTATTACCTTTCTGCGAAGTCAGGCAGTTCGCAGGTGTGGAAGGTTTCCCCCTCGGGCGGAAATGCCGTGCAGGTCACGAATTTCTCCCTGGATCTTGCGAACCTGAAGATCTCCCCGGACGGGAAGAGCCTTGCATTTTCCATGGAGGTATTTCCAAAAACCAGCTATGGTGAGACGGCTGCACGGCTGGATGCGATCGCGATGCAGAATTCCTCCGGCAAGATATACGATGCCCTCCCGGTCCGCCACTGGGATACGTACGATGACGGGCGGCGGAACCATATCTTCGTCATGCCCCTCTCCACCGGTGTCCCGGTTGATGTCATGAACGCAATGGATGCCGACAGCCCCTCGAAGCCGTTCGGCGGATCGGAGGAGTACACGTTCACGCCGGATAATACCGGGATTATCTTCTCTGCAGCAGATACCGGAAGGGAGGAGATGTGGAGCACGGAATTCAATCTCTATCGCGCCTCCGTTGACGGGACAGGACCGGTGGTCAATCTCACCCCGGCAAACAGGGCCCGGTCAACCAGCCCGGTCTTTTCTCCGGATGGCAAAACGCTTGCGTACCTTGCCATGACCCGCCCGGGATATGAGTCCGACCGGTACCATATTATGCTCCGCTCCTATCCCGGCGGAATGGACCGGGAAGTTGCTGCATCCTGGGACCGTTCCCCCTCGTCCATGATCTGGTCTGCGGACGGGAAGACCCTCTTTGTGATCGCCATGGATTTTGGGAACAGTGCATTGTTTGCAATCGATCCGGCAACGGGAGCAGTCAGGACACTGGTCGGGAACGGGACGGTCTCTTCGGTCAGCACGATGGGGAACAACCTCGTATACGCTTTTGCAAACCAGACCCGACCGGCGGATCTCTTCACGATCGATCCCGCCGGGAACCATGCGGAGCAGATAACGCAGGTCAACCGGGACCGGCTTCGGCAGGTCCGGATGGGGGAGTACGAGCAGTTCTCCTTTCCGGGCTGGAACAATGAGACCGTTTACGGGTATGTGGTAAAACCGGTGGATTTTGATCCGGCAAAGAAATACCCGGTTGCTCTCCTGATCCATGGAGGGCCCCAGGGATCTTTTGCAGATGACTTCGGTTACCGGTGGAATCCCCAGGCCTATGCGGGAAGAGGATATGCCGTGGTCACGATCGATTTCCATGGATCGGTCGGGTACGGGCAGGCATTTACCGATTCAATCCGGGAGGACTGGGGCGGGAAACCTCTCGTGGATCTCCAGAAGGGGCTGAATGCAACGCTTGAAAAAAATCCCTGGATGGACGGGGACCGGGTCTCTGCGCTTGGGGGCTCGTACGGCGGGTTCATGATCAACTGGATAGCCGGCGCCTGGCCCGACCGGTTCCGCTGCCTGGTAACGCACGACGGCCAGTTCGATACCCGGTATTCCTATTTCGACACCGATGAACTCTGGTTCGATGAATGGGACCAGAACGGAACCCCGTGGGAGAACCCCGGGGCATATTCCCGGTACAACCCGGCAGAGCATGTTGCTCTCTGGAAAACACCAACCCTGGTGATCCAGGGCGGGAACGATTACCGGGTACCGGAAACGGAAGGGTTCGCTGTGTTCTCGGCACTCCAGCGGCGAAACATCCCGAGCAGGCTTCTCTACTTCCCCGATGAGAACCACTGGGTACTGAAACCCGGAAACAGTATCCTGTGGTACCATACGGTCCTTGACTGGCTGGACCAGTGGACCGGGAATTCTGCAGTTCCGGCAAGTGCGGGATCTGCGCCTGCAGTTCCAGGGAAAATCCCCCCGGTTTTTTAA
- a CDS encoding oligosaccharide flippase family protein, translating to MLAVIVLFVLGLISYLMRYFLNVILAHHMSMQMFGDYGVAIGVLTGLTTLLLLGTNDTVRKYVPLYKETGETEKLQAFIKWNIKLVLLGFLVYYLIIAAVVFIFFKGSLANLLYFHMAMYFLLMAPVAAVALLIIDYLLGEDRVILSTCIDVVVRYGVLIIIALTVVYYVSDSFTNVIVLAAWIIVSLLVIVLGLLPFILGKKNILARISTTLKARVSAEDAKVWYKDAAGLVILGTIYALGGYLDLYVVEGIGSNEEMVGLYVAILSITEFFFIFPSATSKYVIPHISKMFGSPDQQADLQKRINNTNILNMGIAVVLAAIIIIFRDQILGIFGPGYVIAGVPLVVSVIAVTLNAIGDLPDQLLTYTGFENQVTLFIIAEIITLIGLGSLLCYYFGLLGVCLGMLASMSLRLVLCYWLARKNLPVKTLSII from the coding sequence ATGCTGGCCGTAATTGTCCTGTTCGTTCTTGGTCTCATATCGTACCTCATGCGGTACTTCCTGAATGTTATCCTTGCCCACCACATGAGCATGCAGATGTTCGGGGATTACGGTGTTGCCATAGGAGTGCTCACCGGTCTTACCACGTTACTGCTCCTTGGCACGAATGATACCGTGCGAAAATACGTGCCGCTCTACAAGGAGACCGGCGAAACCGAGAAGCTCCAGGCGTTTATCAAGTGGAATATCAAGCTGGTGCTGCTTGGCTTCCTGGTCTATTACCTTATCATTGCCGCAGTAGTTTTCATCTTTTTCAAGGGCAGCTTAGCCAATCTCCTCTATTTCCACATGGCGATGTATTTCCTCCTGATGGCCCCGGTTGCCGCCGTTGCCCTCCTGATCATCGATTATCTCCTCGGGGAAGATCGCGTAATCTTATCCACGTGCATCGATGTGGTTGTCCGGTACGGGGTACTGATCATTATTGCCCTCACGGTCGTGTATTATGTCAGCGACTCCTTCACCAATGTAATTGTCCTCGCGGCCTGGATCATTGTATCGCTCCTGGTCATCGTTCTCGGGCTGCTGCCCTTTATCCTTGGGAAGAAAAATATTTTAGCCAGGATCTCCACGACCCTGAAAGCCCGGGTATCTGCCGAAGATGCCAAAGTATGGTACAAGGATGCGGCCGGCCTCGTGATCCTCGGCACGATTTATGCCCTCGGCGGGTACCTGGACCTGTATGTTGTGGAAGGAATCGGCAGCAACGAGGAGATGGTGGGATTGTACGTGGCCATCCTGTCGATTACGGAGTTCTTCTTTATCTTTCCCAGCGCCACGTCGAAGTACGTGATCCCGCATATCAGCAAGATGTTCGGCTCGCCGGATCAGCAGGCCGATCTCCAGAAACGGATCAATAATACCAACATCCTCAACATGGGTATCGCCGTTGTACTGGCAGCCATCATCATCATCTTCCGCGATCAGATCCTCGGGATTTTCGGGCCGGGCTATGTGATTGCAGGCGTGCCCCTTGTCGTTTCCGTTATTGCGGTCACCCTGAACGCCATCGGGGACCTGCCCGACCAGCTGCTGACGTATACGGGATTTGAAAACCAGGTCACCCTCTTTATTATTGCAGAAATCATCACCCTGATTGGCCTTGGTTCGCTCTTATGTTATTATTTCGGGCTGCTCGGGGTCTGCCTGGGGATGCTCGCTTCCATGTCGCTGCGCCTGGTCCTCTGTTACTGGCTCGCGAGAAAGAACCTGCCGGTAAAAACCTTAAGTATCATCTGA